In Erigeron canadensis isolate Cc75 chromosome 6, C_canadensis_v1, whole genome shotgun sequence, the following are encoded in one genomic region:
- the LOC122606324 gene encoding uncharacterized protein LOC122606324 codes for MILFYSGCMGRKHFVERGNCNRLCLTRVSDCTYYLLAGEYCFTMTVVAAEDGFTGIYEAIVYCCCLDGKRTLKSLSLMDVVQGKKRPASNLKSPKGVCLPTLNEFQTGMFERGTINGIIYGLYNYVDPSEIVA; via the exons ATGATACTGTTTTACAGTGGCTGCATGGGAAGAAAACAT TTTGTTGAACGAGGAAACTGCAATCGCCTCTGTCTTACAAGAGTTAGTGACTGCACGTATTATTTATTGGCTGGTGAATATTGCTTTACCATGACCGTAGTGGCGGCTGAAGACGGGTTTACCGGCATCTATGAAGCCATAGTTTATTGTTGCTGTCTTGATGGCAAGAGAACATTAAAGAGTTTGTCCCTCATGGATGTAGTACAAG GTAAGAAGAGACCTGCATCCAACCTCAAAAGCCCGAAAG GTGTATGCTTGCCTACCCTCAACGAGTTCCAGACCGGGATGTTTGAGAGGGGAACCATAAATGGCATTATTTATGGTCTCTACAACTATGTCGACCCATCTGAAATAGTTGCTTGA